Proteins encoded together in one Impatiens glandulifera chromosome 1, dImpGla2.1, whole genome shotgun sequence window:
- the LOC124922332 gene encoding uncharacterized protein LOC124922332, with the protein MFRAFSTRRYERLGGAGDGGIDHHHHHYQPSSLGGGDMFNAKLRRVTSLPVKFLTSASRKVGSDSNFVNSPTKPTVNSPAKPTAAAKKAAGKVHPILSLLDPRRRKKATAKPEFARYLQYLKEGGVWDAKSDKPSIY; encoded by the coding sequence ATGTTTAGAGCTTTCAGCACCAGAAGATATGAAAGATTGGGCGGCGCCGGCGACGGAGGAAtcgaccaccaccaccaccactacCAGCCGTCTTCACTCGGCGGTGGCGATATGTTCAATGCCAAGTTGAGAAGGGTCACAAGCTTGCCGGTCAAATTTCTCACATCTGCATCCCGAAAAGTAGGGTCGGATTCCAATTTTGTTAATTCTCCGACTAAGCCGACTGTTAATTCTCCGGCCAAACCGACGGCGGCGGCGAAAAAGGCGGCGGGGAAGGTTCATCCTATATTGAGTCTGTTGGATCCCCGGCGGAGGAAGAAGGCGACGGCCAAGCCGGAGTTTGCAAGGTACTTGCAGTATCTCAAGGAAGGAGGTGTTTGGGATGCCAAATCTGATAAGCCATCAATTTACTAG
- the LOC124918828 gene encoding uncharacterized protein LOC124918828, which yields MPTFTAIALDRLIDPATSKSMKSVSDFRMERRNAVPDKTLDIGLPPPNPKMGRRRSSTPTPSPTPTNTVTSASSSTIDKKHHWAQITPALYATPVPTPVPDTPSSSFPPSPYIINHKRRGPRLVKSLSVDDVSIRKVEGEKEDQGMGSEERDVGDHAKDVISSVSLPSSPTKKDNLTANCSLENSWDVLRIQNLSSSSENHLPMENVLLESAPVLHSEHKIEVDGSEDSKEPTSSRMNVGEKGIEVDSTLSLTTPAAEFYDAWDELASEGSGQQLSSQLDIESELRDIRSSLLMETEKRKQAEEATENMRIQWKKLQQQLSCAGLFLPVDPLASQADQEQLGVDPAEDLCQQLYVVRLVSNSIGRATAKAEVENETKAQMELKNFEIARLWDKLRYYESVNHEMSQRNQEAVEIARRLRQRRKRRHRWIWGSFATATVVIGTGVLGWSYLSSSSRNNGLSSSSNQSSVDADQHPATK from the exons ATGCCGACATTTACAGCAATAGCTTTGGATAGGTTGATTGATCCCGCAACTTCAAAATCCATGAAATCTGTCAGTGACTTCAGAATGGAGAGGAGAAACGCTGTTCCTGATAAGACTCTTGATATAGGGCTTCCACCTCCTAACCCTAAGATGGGGAGAAGAAGATCTAGCACACCAACTCCATCACCAACACCAACAAACACAGTAActtctgcttcttcttctactaTAGATAAGAAGCATCATTGGGCTCAGATAACCCCTGCTCTCTACGCCACCCCAGTCCCTACGCCAGTTCCTGACACCCCTTCATCTTCCTTTCCTCCGTCACCGTATATTATCAATCACAAGAGACGCGGCCCGCGCCTGGTTAAGTCTCTATCGGTGGATGATGTCTCGATTAGGAAAGTAGAAGGAGAGAAGGAAGATCAGGGCATGGGAAGTGAAGAAAGGGATGTTGGTGATCATGCCAAAGATGTGATCTCATCTGTTTCTTTGCCTAGTAGTCCTACAAAGAAGGATAATTTAACTGCCAATTGTTCTTTGGAGAATTCATGGGATGTCTTGAGAATACAGaatctttcttcctcttcagAAAATCATTTACCCATGGAAAATGTTTTGCTGGAATCTGCTCCAGTTCTTCATTCAGAACATAAAATCGAGGTTGATGGTTCTGAAGACTCCAAAGAACCAACGAGTTCTAGGATGAATGTTGGAGAAAAGGGCATTGAGGTCGACTCGACTCTGAGTCTTACTACACCAGCAGCCGAATTCTACGATGCTTGGGATG AATTAGCTTCTGAGGGTAGTGGACAACAGTTATCATCTCAACTAGACATTGAATCTGAACTGCGGGATATCAGGTCAAGTTTACTTATGGAAActgaaaaaagaaaacaagctGAAGAAGCCACAGAAAATATGCGAATTCAGTGGAAAAAACTGCAGCAACAGTTATCTTGTGCGGGTCTGTTTCTTCCAGTTGATCCTTTGGCTTCCCAGGCAGACCAAGAGCAATTGGGTGTTGATCCTGCAGAAGACCTCTGTCAACAACTATATGTTGTTCGACTTGTGTCAAATTCTATTGGTCGGGCTACTGCTAAGGCCGAGGTTGAGAATGAGACAAAAGCTCAAATGGAGTTGAAGAATTTTGAGATTGCGAGATTGTGGGACAAATTGCGTTATTATGAGAGTGTAAATCATGAGATGTCTCAGAGGAACCAGGAAGCCGTGG AGATAGCAAGACGTCTTAGGCAAAGAAGGAAAAGAAGACATCGATGGATTTGGGGGTCATTCGCGACTGCTACTGTCGTAATTGGTACTGGTGTTTTAGGATGGTCTTatctatcttcttcttcaagaaaCAATGGATTGTCTTCTTCTAGTAACCAGTCATCAGTTGATGCAGATCAACATCCTGCAACAAAGTAA
- the LOC124918829 gene encoding GTPase ERA-like, chloroplastic, which translates to MEFCLRYLPLQSHFIPRCHCFAGNIPSSTGDQRYLRCSPPGYAHLPFNFRTAASLARNTTNGSSRRPLSGERFSEGVGVSVLELEEHDKDDQFEILAAGANDLTDGTENQETSYSGYLSLSVKPDRNIALLDDYEMEELNSIPDPNHKSGFVAVLGKPNVGKSTLSNQMIGQKLSIVTDKPQTTRHRILGICSGQDHQMILYDTPGVIEKKMHMLDSMMMKNVRSAAINADCVVVVVDACRVPEKIDDILEEGVGDLKYKVPTLLVLNKKDKIKPGEIAQRLQWYEKFTGVDEVIPVSAKYGQGVDDVKDWILSKLPLGPAYYPKDITSEHPERFFVAEIVREKIFMQYKNEVPYACQVNVINYKSRPAAKDFIQVEILVEKNTQKIIVIGKEGKALKLLATAARLDIEDFLQKKVFLEIEVKVKENWRQDEGLLKLYGYGGQIKAL; encoded by the exons atggAGTTTTGCCTCCGTTACCTTCCATTACAGTCCCACTTTATCCCACGGTGTCATTGTTTCGCCGGAAACATTCCGTCGTCGACGGGAGACCAGCGTTATCTCAGGTGTTCACCGCCTGGCTATGCTCATTTGCCTTTCAACTTCCGGACAGCCGCTTCTCTCGCTCGCAATACCACAAATGGAAGCAGTAGAAGACCTCTTTCTGGTGAAAGATTTTCCGAAGGAGTTGGAGTTTCCGTACTGGAACTAGAAGAACACGATAAGGACGATCAATTTGAAATTCTCGCTGCTGGAGCTAACGATTTGACTGACGGCACAGAGAACCAGGAGACATCCTATTCTGGATATTTGTCGTTGAGTGTAAAGCCGGACAGGAATATAGCTTTGCTTGATGATTATGAGATGGAAGAGCTGAATTCTATTCCGGACCCTAACCACAAAAgcg GATTTGTGGCTGTTCTCGGTAAGCCTAATGTTGGGAAAAGCACATTGTCGAACCAAATGATAGGGCAGAAGCTCTCAATTGTTACAGATAAGCCTCAAACTACAAGACATCGAATTCTTGGTATATGCTCTGGCCAAGATCACCAG ATGATACTTTATGACACACCTGGTGTAATCGAGAAGAAGATGCACATGTTGGATTCTATGATGATGAAGAATGTCCGCAGTGCTGCTATCAATGCAGACTGTGTCGTGGTTGTTGTTGATGCATGTAGAGTGCCAGAAAAG ATTGATGACATCTTAGAAGAGGGCGTCGGAGACCTCAAATATAAAGTGCCAACATTGCTGGTACTGAATAAGAAGGACAAGATTAAACCTGGTGAAATTGCACAAAGGCTTCAG TGGTATGAGAAATTTACAGGTGTTGATGAGGTTATACCAGTGAGTGCCAAATATGGTCAAGGGGTAGATGATGTCAAGGATTGGATATTGTCAAAGTTACCTCTTGGGCCTGCTTATTATCCAAAG GATATCACAAGCGAGCATCCAGAACGGTTTTTTGTAGCTGAAATCGTTAGAGAAAAGATATTCATGCAATACAAGAATGAAGTCCCATATGCATGCCAG GTCAATGTAATAAACTACAAAAGTAGACCAGCTGCAAAGGATTTCATCCAAGTTGAAATACTTGTGGAGAAAAACACACAAAAGATCATCGTCATTGGGAAG GAGGGGAAGGCCTTGAAATTGTTGGCAACAGCTGCTCGTCTTGATATTGAGGATTTTTTGCAGAAGAAGGTGTTCTTGGAG ATTGAGGTGAAGGTAAAAGAGAATTGGAGACAAGATGAAGGGCTTCTAAAACTATATGGCTATGGTGGTCAAATCAAAGCACTATAG